The proteins below come from a single Staphylococcus sp. MI 10-1553 genomic window:
- a CDS encoding pyridoxamine 5'-phosphate oxidase family protein — translation MNTKTSRSTRKFEELTQNPDAHVLLGYEEGSGQPYVEIEGQVDIITNSKEIDWLWQEQNRTFFDSKSDSDLVVLRIIPSHITLLNSDETATPFEIDVSQL, via the coding sequence ATTAATACAAAAACAAGTCGTTCTACGCGAAAATTTGAAGAACTAACACAAAACCCAGATGCACATGTATTATTAGGATATGAAGAAGGTTCGGGTCAGCCTTATGTTGAAATTGAAGGCCAAGTCGATATCATCACCAACTCGAAAGAAATCGATTGGTTGTGGCAAGAACAAAACCGTACATTTTTCGACTCTAAAAGTGATTCCGATTTAGTGGTGTTACGTATCATTCCATCACATATCACATTATTGAATAGTGATGAAACGGCAACCCCATTTGAAATTGATGTGAGCCAACTGTAA
- a CDS encoding (Fe-S)-binding protein: MTTNLKERLDYEATFDCVQCGYCLPVCPTYVSFKSEKHSPRGRINLVKMAAEDKITLDDMASGIDLCLGCRACETICPTHVRYGDILSSAVEVLHEERSQSRVEKVIRTVAFEGVLKSKKALRLVNKGLYFYQRSGVEKAVTATKILKPLPKYAQLQKILPPVQLTHPIEENDHEARPHQMKVGFFQGCMMDAFFSEVNALAMQIMRQHDVHVTNVPQQTCCGALQHHAGETAHTIALAKANIAAYEQYDFDYIVNTIGGCGAALKEYHLLFEQGTTWRQRAEQFVAKVRDISEIMAQIELKMTHEVAYRAVYQPSCHLENVQKVFEAPENVLKRVPGLALVEMPSQQMCCGSAGIYNLVHYDAAMQILDYKMQNVKQARPELIITSNPGCHLQMKLGVEREGLAQRVAVKHIVEVVAEACGIRAS; encoded by the coding sequence ATGACAACTAACTTAAAGGAACGTTTAGACTATGAAGCGACATTTGACTGTGTACAATGTGGGTATTGTTTGCCGGTCTGCCCGACGTATGTGTCATTTAAAAGTGAAAAACATTCGCCACGGGGCCGTATTAATTTAGTCAAAATGGCAGCAGAAGACAAGATTACGTTGGACGATATGGCATCTGGAATTGATTTGTGTTTAGGTTGCCGTGCGTGTGAAACAATTTGTCCGACACATGTGCGCTACGGAGATATTTTAAGTTCAGCCGTTGAAGTGCTCCATGAAGAGCGATCACAATCACGTGTCGAGAAAGTCATTCGAACAGTGGCTTTTGAAGGGGTATTAAAAAGTAAAAAAGCGCTACGTCTTGTGAACAAAGGGTTATATTTTTATCAACGGTCAGGTGTTGAAAAAGCGGTCACAGCGACAAAAATTTTAAAACCACTCCCGAAATACGCACAACTTCAAAAAATATTACCGCCTGTGCAACTCACTCATCCTATTGAGGAAAACGATCATGAAGCACGTCCCCATCAAATGAAAGTGGGCTTCTTTCAAGGGTGTATGATGGATGCGTTTTTCAGTGAAGTGAATGCACTCGCCATGCAGATTATGCGCCAACACGATGTTCATGTGACGAATGTTCCGCAACAAACGTGCTGTGGTGCGCTTCAACATCATGCAGGTGAGACGGCACATACGATTGCACTGGCGAAAGCGAATATTGCTGCGTACGAACAGTATGATTTTGATTATATTGTGAATACGATTGGTGGTTGTGGTGCAGCATTGAAAGAATACCATTTGTTGTTTGAGCAAGGGACAACTTGGCGTCAACGTGCCGAACAGTTTGTCGCAAAAGTTCGTGATATTTCTGAAATAATGGCACAGATTGAGTTGAAAATGACGCATGAAGTGGCGTATCGTGCGGTATATCAGCCGTCATGTCACCTAGAAAATGTTCAAAAAGTATTCGAAGCGCCTGAAAATGTATTAAAACGTGTACCTGGGCTTGCGTTAGTAGAGATGCCGTCACAACAGATGTGCTGTGGTTCGGCAGGCATTTATAACCTTGTTCATTATGATGCGGCGATGCAAATTTTAGATTATAAAATGCAAAATGTGAAACAAGCCCGACCGGAGTTAATTATTACGTCTAATCCAGGTTGTCATTTACAGATGAAGTTAGGCGTGGAACGGGAAGGTTTAGCTCAACGCGTGGCAGTGAAACATATTGTTGAAGTGGTCGCAGAAGCGTGTGGCATACGTGCGTCGTAA
- a CDS encoding VOC family protein: MIQRLQEVMLYVQNQEKAKQFWTSHFDFQVASDETFQGMRIITLKPTQDAQTAIVLQDQEKVEAMGMGVNTGTPSLMFGTTDVDALYEDLKSKGIQVGEKMTLPTGTVFNFADDENNYFAVRQIEQ, from the coding sequence ATGATTCAACGCTTACAAGAAGTCATGTTATACGTTCAAAACCAAGAAAAAGCCAAACAATTTTGGACATCTCATTTTGATTTCCAAGTCGCATCAGATGAAACATTTCAAGGCATGCGTATCATCACGTTAAAACCAACGCAAGATGCACAAACAGCCATCGTACTCCAAGACCAAGAAAAAGTTGAAGCAATGGGTATGGGCGTCAATACAGGGACCCCTTCGCTCATGTTCGGTACAACCGACGTCGATGCGTTGTATGAAGACTTGAAATCAAAAGGGATTCAAGTCGGCGAAAAAATGACTTTACCGACAGGCACCGTGTTTAACTTTGCTGACGACGAAAACAACTATTTCGCAGTACGCCAAATCGAACAATAA
- a CDS encoding helix-turn-helix domain-containing protein, which translates to MDNNTEEQIRKYIEKSRRVRVMIKHKAYKFRIYPNAQQEILINKNRRLKLLDYMRKL; encoded by the coding sequence ATGGATAATAATACAGAAGAACAAATTAGAAAATATATAGAAAAATCAAGGAGAGTGAGAGTTATGATTAAACATAAAGCGTATAAATTTAGAATATATCCAAATGCACAACAAGAGATATTAATTAATAAAAACAGAAGACTAAAGTTGCTAGATTATATGAGAAAGTTATGA
- a CDS encoding RNA-guided endonuclease TnpB family protein, with the protein MNQREDFLNKMSTEMIKNHDMICIENLNTKGMLRNHKLAKSISDVSWSSFVTKLEYKADWYGREIIKIDKWFPSSQICSSCGINTGKKPLDVRLWTCECGAEHDRDINASKNIKNEELRIRSIKFVN; encoded by the coding sequence ATGAACCAACGTGAAGATTTTTTAAATAAGATGAGTACAGAAATGATCAAAAACCACGATATGATCTGTATTGAAAACTTAAACACAAAAGGTATGTTGCGCAATCATAAATTAGCAAAAAGTATTTCTGATGTTTCTTGGTCTAGTTTTGTAACGAAATTAGAGTATAAGGCTGATTGGTATGGGCGGGAAATCATCAAAATAGATAAATGGTTTCCATCTAGTCAAATTTGTTCAAGCTGTGGAATTAACACAGGTAAAAAGCCATTAGATGTTAGATTATGGACTTGTGAATGTGGTGCAGAACATGACAGAGACATCAATGCTAGTAAGAATATTAAGAATGAAGAATTAAGAATAAGAAGTATAAAATTTGTAAATTAA
- a CDS encoding trypsin-like serine peptidase: MLTFSNALAHEPEPGTQTLVDTITDPNGRLNAKYEPSYTLYCSAVLITPNTWLTAKHCAGNEKKTGYIGAVYPGQSGMSTPFGMMNISTYIPDPGVDIAIIKGEDKDKSHAYKYYIKGYKTAIVAYDKETLKKLIGTKIYSYGYPGDKGGTKQYKSEGVITKVNPITKELSTSMPASPGQSGSGVFLEGGKFLGILYGNENRTTYKSAKIQPIDTRLKKWIDDNKS, encoded by the coding sequence ATGTTAACGTTCAGTAATGCCCTCGCTCATGAGCCAGAACCTGGAACACAGACGTTAGTGGATACGATTACAGACCCGAACGGTAGATTGAACGCCAAATACGAGCCGAGCTATACGCTTTATTGTTCAGCAGTTTTGATTACGCCGAACACATGGTTAACCGCTAAACACTGTGCGGGCAACGAGAAAAAAACAGGTTATATTGGCGCAGTGTATCCTGGTCAGTCTGGTATGTCAACACCTTTTGGTATGATGAATATTAGCACATATATACCTGACCCTGGTGTTGATATCGCAATTATCAAAGGAGAAGACAAAGATAAAAGTCATGCTTACAAGTATTATATTAAAGGCTATAAAACAGCAATTGTAGCTTATGATAAAGAAACACTTAAGAAATTAATTGGAACGAAAATATATAGTTATGGTTATCCTGGTGATAAAGGTGGAACAAAGCAATATAAAAGTGAAGGTGTCATCACTAAAGTTAACCCTATTACTAAGGAATTAAGTACTTCAATGCCAGCCTCTCCTGGTCAATCAGGGTCCGGTGTATTTTTAGAGGGAGGCAAATTTTTAGGTATCCTGTATGGTAATGAAAATAGAACAACGTATAAGAGCGCTAAAATACAGCCTATCGATACAAGATTGAAAAAATGGATAGACGACAATAAATCATAA
- a CDS encoding ABC transporter ATP-binding protein encodes MKQQESNPQLTTKEQARTLYRLLRYTFPFKKLIFLTITMLTLSTAASMSVPYLVKIFIDQYLTPRYFPGNDIVMLLVVFIGIQLIGAVTTYLSIYYLQYLAFKVIQQLRIDAFKRISRLGMKFFDATPSGSIVSRLTNDTEAIVEMFTGVLSSFLIAFFMILASFTMMFVLDVRMAFFAILFTPLVFIVLAIYRKYASIYFYEARRRLSDLNAKLGESIEGMKIIQVFNQEARLRDEFETINTSHYQYSMKTIRLDGMLLRPAITMLSTFSTVMILAYFGILSFSTTVTAGVVYAFIQYMQRFFEPVNQVSQNLNIFQQAIVSASRVFKMMDNPTHAPLQDPQGGSEITEGRIVFDDVSFSYDGEHDVLKHISFTVEPGQTVALVGHTGSGKSSIINLFMRFYEFNRGNIFIDGRSIKTFPHEHLKRNIGLVLQDPFMFYGTVASNIKLYHPTMTEAEVKAAAEFVHAHLFIEQLDGGYDHKVIEKGSAFSSGQRQLIAFARTMAINPKILILDEATANIDSETEEAIQQSLNRMRAGRTTIAIAHRLSTIQDADEILVLNQGEIVERGTHEALIAKGGIYYKMYQLQLKGE; translated from the coding sequence ATGAAACAACAAGAAAGTAATCCCCAATTGACGACGAAAGAACAAGCCCGAACGTTATATCGACTCCTCCGATATACATTTCCGTTTAAAAAACTGATCTTTTTAACGATTACGATGCTGACACTATCGACGGCTGCGAGTATGTCGGTCCCATATTTAGTTAAAATCTTTATCGACCAATATTTAACGCCACGATATTTCCCAGGTAATGATATCGTGATGCTATTAGTTGTGTTCATCGGCATCCAACTGATCGGTGCTGTGACGACATATTTAAGTATTTATTATTTACAATATTTAGCTTTCAAAGTCATTCAACAACTAAGAATTGATGCGTTTAAACGGATTAGTCGCCTAGGTATGAAGTTTTTTGATGCGACACCGAGCGGGAGTATTGTATCGCGGTTAACGAATGATACAGAAGCGATTGTTGAAATGTTCACAGGCGTCTTATCATCATTTTTAATTGCTTTTTTCATGATTTTGGCAAGTTTTACAATGATGTTCGTATTAGACGTCCGCATGGCATTTTTCGCGATATTGTTTACACCATTAGTCTTTATCGTCCTCGCTATTTACCGTAAATATGCATCGATTTACTTTTACGAAGCGAGACGACGCTTATCTGATTTAAACGCTAAACTCGGTGAATCTATTGAGGGTATGAAAATCATTCAAGTGTTCAATCAAGAAGCGCGCTTACGTGACGAATTTGAAACGATTAACACGTCTCATTATCAATACTCCATGAAAACGATTCGCTTAGACGGGATGCTTTTACGTCCAGCCATTACGATGTTATCAACGTTTTCAACAGTGATGATTTTAGCGTATTTCGGTATTTTAAGTTTTTCGACAACGGTGACAGCAGGGGTTGTCTATGCATTTATTCAATACATGCAGCGCTTTTTTGAACCAGTCAATCAAGTAAGTCAGAACTTAAACATTTTCCAACAAGCAATTGTATCGGCTAGCCGTGTATTTAAAATGATGGATAATCCAACACACGCACCGCTACAAGATCCACAAGGTGGCAGTGAAATTACAGAAGGGCGTATCGTGTTTGATGACGTGTCCTTTAGTTATGATGGCGAGCATGATGTGTTAAAACATATTTCGTTTACAGTCGAGCCAGGTCAAACCGTCGCATTAGTCGGTCATACAGGTTCTGGGAAAAGTTCGATTATCAACTTGTTTATGCGTTTTTATGAGTTTAATCGAGGCAACATATTCATTGATGGTCGGTCGATTAAAACATTTCCGCACGAACATTTAAAGCGCAATATTGGCCTCGTGTTACAAGATCCATTTATGTTTTATGGTACCGTCGCTTCTAATATTAAGTTGTATCATCCAACGATGACTGAAGCAGAAGTGAAAGCAGCAGCGGAATTTGTACATGCGCATCTGTTTATTGAGCAGTTGGACGGTGGCTATGATCATAAAGTGATTGAAAAGGGCAGTGCGTTTTCAAGTGGTCAACGTCAATTGATTGCATTTGCGCGTACGATGGCGATTAACCCGAAAATTTTAATCTTGGATGAAGCCACAGCAAATATTGACTCTGAGACCGAAGAAGCGATTCAGCAGTCATTGAATCGGATGCGTGCTGGACGGACGACGATTGCGATTGCGCATCGTTTGTCGACTATTCAAGATGCAGATGAGATTTTGGTGTTGAATCAAGGTGAGATTGTCGAGCGAGGTACGCATGAGGCTTTGATTGCGAAAGGCGGCATTTATTATAAAATGTATCAGTTGCAGCTTAAAGGTGAGTGA
- a CDS encoding ABC transporter ATP-binding protein translates to MKVFKQLGWFLKQEKWRYVTALMALFVAALLSLIPPQMIGFVIDHITAKTLTPQNLTMYLLIIFSVGVLVYGLRYFLRTRFFGASAKLGRILREQLYEKYTQMSPSFYQKYRTGDLMAHATNDIRAVQNTAGIGVMTISEAMITGGMTLVMMFVTISPKLTLIAMIPLPILVISASYYGRLLHKGFKEAQGAFSELNDKTQESIAGVKVTKSFGYETEDENDFRQLSDRVVAKNLVVSKIDALFDPTIELIIGASYLLSVVFGAYMVIDGSITIGQLITFTTYLGMLVWPLLALGFFFNIIQRGAASYDRIREIESVPSGIVTTYQYSDAPTGDIDFNLKQFQFEDTAHASLHHIDFTIQQGMTVGIVGHTGAGKSLLIRLLLREFDTERPEDIQYGHHPLRDYDIRKLRAQFGYVPQEHFLFSSTIRGNIAFSQPDIDDKAVHHASAMSHIHQDILTLPLAYDTVVGERGVSLSGGQKQRISIARALLTNPQVLILDDALSAVDAETETAILGNLKKERQGKTNIITAHRMSAVMHADLIIVMRDGTIIERGTHDELLQQHGWYAETFQSQAMQSRLIQDLESEVNGGATNETTRK, encoded by the coding sequence ATGAAAGTTTTTAAACAATTAGGGTGGTTTTTGAAACAAGAGAAATGGCGTTATGTGACCGCATTGATGGCGTTGTTCGTAGCGGCATTATTGAGTTTGATTCCACCGCAAATGATTGGTTTTGTAATCGACCATATTACGGCGAAAACATTAACGCCACAAAATTTGACGATGTACCTCCTGATTATTTTTTCAGTAGGTGTGCTCGTCTATGGATTACGTTACTTTTTACGCACCCGCTTTTTCGGAGCAAGTGCTAAATTAGGACGCATTTTAAGAGAACAATTGTATGAGAAATATACACAAATGAGCCCATCATTTTATCAAAAATATCGAACAGGTGATTTGATGGCGCATGCGACCAATGATATTCGTGCTGTACAAAATACGGCCGGCATTGGTGTGATGACCATTTCAGAGGCAATGATTACAGGTGGTATGACGTTAGTGATGATGTTTGTGACGATTAGTCCAAAGTTAACACTCATCGCAATGATTCCACTGCCGATTTTAGTCATTTCAGCGAGTTATTATGGTCGTTTGCTGCATAAAGGCTTTAAAGAGGCACAAGGGGCGTTTAGTGAGTTGAATGATAAAACGCAAGAAAGTATTGCGGGTGTGAAAGTGACAAAATCATTTGGCTATGAAACAGAAGATGAAAATGACTTTCGCCAATTGAGTGACCGTGTCGTAGCGAAAAACTTAGTCGTTTCGAAAATCGATGCACTGTTTGATCCGACGATTGAGCTGATTATTGGTGCGAGTTATTTACTGAGCGTTGTATTTGGTGCCTATATGGTGATTGACGGTTCAATTACGATTGGACAGTTGATTACGTTCACTACTTATTTAGGCATGCTCGTATGGCCGCTCCTTGCACTAGGCTTTTTCTTTAACATTATTCAAAGAGGGGCAGCATCATATGACCGTATACGAGAGATTGAAAGTGTGCCAAGTGGTATTGTAACGACATACCAATATAGTGACGCACCGACTGGCGATATTGATTTTAATTTAAAGCAATTTCAGTTTGAAGATACAGCGCATGCCAGTTTACATCATATTGACTTTACGATTCAACAAGGGATGACAGTGGGCATTGTCGGGCATACAGGAGCAGGTAAAAGTTTACTCATTCGTCTGTTGTTGCGTGAGTTTGATACTGAGCGACCTGAAGATATTCAATATGGCCATCATCCGCTACGTGACTATGATATTCGAAAGTTGCGCGCACAGTTCGGCTATGTCCCGCAAGAACACTTTTTATTTTCTTCAACTATTCGAGGTAATATTGCGTTTAGTCAACCCGATATTGATGATAAAGCGGTCCATCATGCGAGTGCGATGAGTCATATTCACCAAGATATTTTAACGTTACCACTCGCCTATGATACAGTTGTCGGTGAACGTGGTGTCTCTTTATCAGGTGGACAGAAACAGCGGATTTCTATTGCCCGTGCATTATTGACCAATCCACAAGTGTTGATTTTAGATGATGCATTGTCAGCAGTGGACGCCGAAACTGAAACTGCTATTTTAGGGAACTTGAAAAAAGAACGACAAGGTAAAACAAACATTATTACTGCCCATCGAATGAGTGCGGTGATGCATGCAGATCTCATTATCGTAATGCGTGACGGTACGATTATCGAGCGTGGTACACATGATGAATTGCTTCAACAGCACGGTTGGTATGCTGAAACATTCCAATCTCAAGCGATGCAAAGCCGTTTAATACAAGATTTAGAAAGCGAAGTCAATGGAGGTGCCACGAATGAAACAACAAGAAAGTAA
- a CDS encoding FAD-binding oxidoreductase, producing the protein MRQQRQLEIERRLRDIVGDRVFIDVAERVSYGYDGSFGQYLPDFVTQPIATSEVQQIVKLANVYDLPIYPRGAGTNLSGGSLPVNGGIVLDFSQWNDEVTIYPDDLIIKTRPGVKTADIHALAEQHQLMYPPDPSSSSVCTIGGNLAENAGGPHGVKYGVTKDYVIGLEVVTAQGDIIRTGGNTIKNVTGYDLTKLLIGAEGTLGIITEATLRLIPKPQATQTALIIFEDLGSAGRSISQILTSGVRPSKMEILDHHAINKVVDYAGIDLPRDAAAVLLVEVDGDEEILPKELETIKAALAKIGVTQVKIAASKAEEAELWQVRKAVSPAVVERGFTKISEDATVPLSKIPHMFEKIDEIKQKYDLNLVVFGHAGDGNLHPTISANMRDPEAIKNVESAVEEIFNYAIELGGTLSGEHGIGMMKKPFMTREFDPASLAFQKAIKDALDPDHRLNPGKIFPAAGETRLVLSHDN; encoded by the coding sequence ATGCGACAACAACGTCAACTTGAAATTGAACGACGATTGCGCGACATTGTGGGAGATCGTGTGTTTATCGATGTTGCAGAGCGAGTGTCTTACGGCTATGACGGTTCATTTGGACAATATTTGCCTGATTTTGTGACGCAGCCGATAGCGACGAGCGAAGTGCAACAAATTGTAAAACTTGCAAATGTATATGACTTACCGATTTATCCAAGGGGAGCAGGGACGAACTTGTCGGGCGGTTCATTGCCGGTAAATGGTGGGATTGTTCTTGATTTTTCACAATGGAATGACGAGGTGACGATTTACCCTGATGATTTAATCATTAAGACTAGACCAGGTGTGAAAACGGCGGATATTCATGCGTTGGCAGAACAACATCAACTCATGTACCCACCCGATCCGTCATCTTCTTCTGTATGTACGATTGGTGGGAATCTAGCTGAAAATGCAGGCGGACCACATGGCGTGAAATATGGCGTTACAAAAGATTATGTCATTGGTTTGGAGGTTGTGACGGCACAAGGGGACATTATACGCACGGGTGGTAATACGATCAAAAATGTGACAGGCTACGACTTAACGAAATTATTAATCGGCGCAGAAGGAACGCTCGGCATTATTACTGAAGCGACGTTACGTTTAATACCGAAACCGCAAGCGACGCAAACAGCTTTGATTATTTTTGAAGATCTCGGTTCAGCAGGACGTTCGATTTCACAAATATTAACGTCAGGTGTACGACCGTCTAAAATGGAAATACTCGATCACCATGCGATTAACAAAGTAGTGGACTATGCGGGCATTGATTTGCCTAGAGATGCAGCGGCAGTCTTGTTAGTTGAAGTAGACGGTGATGAAGAGATTTTACCAAAAGAATTAGAAACGATTAAAGCAGCACTTGCCAAAATTGGTGTCACTCAAGTTAAAATTGCTGCGTCCAAAGCAGAAGAAGCCGAGTTATGGCAAGTTCGTAAAGCGGTGTCACCTGCCGTTGTGGAACGTGGCTTTACAAAAATTTCGGAAGATGCGACTGTGCCACTTAGTAAAATTCCGCATATGTTTGAAAAAATTGATGAAATTAAACAAAAATACGATTTGAATTTGGTCGTATTTGGACATGCGGGAGACGGCAATTTGCATCCAACGATTAGTGCGAATATGCGTGATCCTGAAGCGATAAAAAATGTCGAAAGTGCGGTTGAAGAGATTTTTAATTATGCGATTGAACTGGGCGGAACGCTTTCGGGAGAACATGGCATTGGTATGATGAAAAAGCCATTTATGACACGTGAATTTGACCCGGCAAGTTTGGCATTTCAAAAAGCGATTAAAGATGCGTTAGATCCAGATCATCGCCTTAACCCTGGAAAGATTTTTCCGGCAGCAGGTGAAACAAGGTTGGTGTTGAGCCATGACAACTAA
- a CDS encoding alanine/glycine:cation symporter family protein, whose translation MINILEELNAILWGAPSLILLTGTGLFLTFVLKGMQFTKLIHAFKLAFVPNKKEAESEGDISNFKALMTSLAGMIGNGNIAGVATAVTLGGPGAIFWMWVVGLLGMTTKYAEALLAMKFRVQNDKGEYSSGPMYYIEKGLGHRFKFLAIAFAIFGAFAALGIGNSVQSNTIADVMTNSFNVSGFITGIVLVILISLIIFGGLKRISNVAGFFVPMMAIFYIGASVTVLIINYDQILPAFGLIFKYAFTPVSATGGFTGIMVMQAIQNGVSKGIFSNEAGLGTVALISGNAKAGHPATQALVAMTGTFIVTIIVCTMTGLVLLVTGYWDPTGGLLSGVSHDPKLEAGALTSMAFGASLGTLGEYVVSLSVIFFGFSTIIAWFVYGAKCFEYLFGVKYVMLYGVIYVIATFVGTIANLKTVWLFADTANAMMMIPNLIGILFLYKIIKRETELYFKPNTQNYSKTS comes from the coding sequence GTGATTAATATCCTAGAAGAATTAAATGCGATATTATGGGGCGCACCGAGTCTGATTTTATTAACGGGAACGGGATTGTTTTTAACCTTTGTGTTGAAGGGCATGCAGTTCACGAAACTGATTCATGCATTCAAACTTGCCTTTGTTCCTAATAAAAAAGAAGCCGAGAGTGAAGGTGACATTAGTAACTTTAAAGCGTTGATGACGTCACTTGCCGGTATGATTGGTAACGGGAATATCGCCGGTGTTGCGACAGCCGTTACTTTAGGTGGTCCTGGTGCGATTTTTTGGATGTGGGTCGTTGGTTTGCTCGGTATGACAACGAAATATGCCGAGGCGTTGTTAGCGATGAAGTTCCGCGTTCAAAATGATAAAGGTGAATATTCAAGTGGTCCGATGTATTACATAGAAAAAGGATTGGGTCATCGTTTCAAATTTTTAGCAATTGCCTTTGCGATTTTCGGTGCCTTTGCTGCATTAGGTATCGGGAATAGCGTGCAGTCCAATACGATTGCTGACGTCATGACCAATAGCTTTAACGTGAGTGGTTTTATCACTGGGATTGTATTAGTCATTCTCATCTCACTCATTATTTTTGGTGGGCTGAAACGTATTAGTAACGTTGCAGGTTTCTTCGTTCCAATGATGGCAATTTTTTACATTGGTGCATCTGTGACAGTTCTCATTATTAATTACGATCAAATTTTACCGGCATTCGGTTTAATTTTTAAATATGCGTTCACACCGGTGTCTGCTACAGGTGGATTTACTGGAATTATGGTGATGCAAGCGATTCAAAATGGTGTGTCTAAAGGAATCTTTTCAAACGAAGCCGGTTTAGGTACGGTCGCATTGATTTCTGGTAATGCGAAAGCCGGGCATCCAGCAACACAAGCACTTGTTGCTATGACAGGTACATTTATCGTGACAATTATTGTTTGTACAATGACAGGTCTTGTCTTACTTGTAACAGGCTATTGGGATCCAACAGGTGGGTTATTGTCAGGCGTATCACATGATCCAAAATTAGAAGCTGGTGCACTGACAAGTATGGCATTCGGCGCAAGTTTGGGCACTTTGGGCGAATATGTCGTGTCACTTTCTGTTATTTTCTTCGGATTTTCTACCATTATCGCTTGGTTCGTATACGGTGCGAAATGTTTCGAATATTTATTCGGTGTCAAATATGTCATGCTTTACGGTGTCATTTATGTCATCGCTACGTTTGTAGGGACTATTGCAAACCTTAAAACAGTGTGGTTGTTTGCAGATACAGCCAACGCGATGATGATGATTCCAAACTTAATCGGTATTTTATTCTTATATAAAATTATTAAGCGAGAAACTGAATTATATTTCAAACCAAATACGCAAAACTATTCTAAAACATCATGA
- a CDS encoding 6-pyruvoyl trahydropterin synthase family protein, giving the protein MSKFDHVQPPKHFARHHKTLIVTTRYQFTSDNRIYFSNTEHVDLENHTYTLEVELWSKTDEHGMAVDFKDIDKVYREHMEPLLDGQLINDTLPDMNTTVENMAHWIWLRFNEYLPEGVSLNTIALYETPEQGIKLTRNIMAQ; this is encoded by the coding sequence ATGTCAAAGTTTGATCATGTGCAACCACCGAAACATTTTGCGCGCCATCATAAAACATTAATCGTCACGACGCGCTATCAATTTACGAGTGATAACCGCATTTACTTTTCAAATACTGAACATGTCGATTTAGAAAACCATACGTATACATTAGAGGTCGAGCTATGGTCTAAAACAGACGAGCACGGCATGGCTGTAGACTTTAAAGATATTGATAAAGTATACCGCGAACATATGGAACCTTTATTAGACGGCCAGTTGATTAATGATACATTGCCAGATATGAATACAACAGTCGAAAATATGGCGCATTGGATATGGTTACGCTTTAATGAATATTTGCCAGAAGGCGTGTCGCTCAACACCATTGCGCTGTATGAAACACCTGAACAAGGCATTAAATTAACACGTAACATTATGGCACAGTAA